Proteins from a genomic interval of Salvelinus alpinus chromosome 7, SLU_Salpinus.1, whole genome shotgun sequence:
- the LOC139580428 gene encoding nucleolar RNA helicase 2-like isoform X2 has product MLVKALAQHHTVVSFLSVRVPVGLACVHSKGKQPGKMPSKILFENEDIGMEGEMDISAGSTTPKKIKEKKTKEGKKIKKQKTVVEEEPDCEPPAPKKKKKKKKEKEDATNGGAEVDVNGNTQDDVNGNAQESPLKDNTSHSNEESADNDKATEKKKKKKEKKTDEKVIVNGVFPETPKLIAQTNGHTAVTTPAQSSEDSESGVETETQEQKEGAFSNFRISPNTIKLLEARGISYLFDIQTQTFNSVYEGKDVIGQARTGTGKTLAFAIPLIEKLQNDPDDKKRGRAPKILCLAPTRELAIQVSKDFKDMTKKLSVTCFYGGSSYNPQLDAIRSGIDILVGTPGRIKDHLQNNKLDLSQLKHVVLDEVDQMLDMGFADQVEEILSASYQKDSETNPQTLLFSATCPSWVYDVAKRYMRPNYEHVDLIGKKTQKTATTVEHLAIACHWSQRAAVIGDVVQVYSGSHGRTIVFCETKKDANELSMNASIKQSSQSLHGDIPQKQREITLKGFRSGTFEVLVATNVAARGLDIPEVDLVVQCSPPKDVESYIHRSGRTGRAGRTGVCICFYQRKEEDQLRYVEEKACITFKRVGVPTANDIIKSSSKDAVRFLDSVPPQAIEYFRVSATKLIEERGAVEALSAALAHISGATALEQRSLLNSDTGYTTMTMNSSQELQNIGCAWRGLKEQLGEEIDNMIRGMTFLKGKMGVCFDVPADKVKEYQDAWQDGRRWQLSIATELPELEEKPRMGGDRGYGRSFGGQGGDRGYGRSFGGQGGGRGFRNGGGGGGNWRGGGSHKRSFSSAFDY; this is encoded by the exons ATGCTTGTAAAAGCTCTAGCGCAACACCACACAGTCGTGTCGTTCCTTTCTGTACGCGTGCCGGTAGGGTTAGCCTGTGTCCACTCTAAGGGAAAACAACCGGGGAAGATGCCATCAAAGATTCTTTTTGAAAACGAAGACATCGGAATGGAAGGTGAAATGGACATTAGTGCGGGCAGTACGACACCCAAA AAAATAAAGGAGAAGAAGACCAAGGAGGGAAAGAAAATCAAGAAACAGAAAACGGTTGTTGAAGAGGAACCTGACTGTGAACCTCCTGctcccaagaagaagaagaagaagaagaaggaaaagGAGGACGCAACTAACGGGGGCGCAGAAGTTGATGTTAACGGCAACACACAAGATGATGTTAACGGCAACGCACAAGAATCACCTTTGAAGGACAACACATCTCATTCCAATGAGGAGTCTGCAGACAATGACAAAGCAACCGAG aagaagaagaagaaaaaggaaaaaaagaCAGATGAAAAAGTCATCGTCAACGGAGTGTTTCCTGAGACTCCCAAGCTGATTGCACAAACTAATGGGCATACCGCGGTGACAACTCCAGCACAATCAAGCGAGGACTCCGAAAGTGGAGTAGAAACC GAGACACAAGAACAGAAAGAGGGAGCCTTCTCTAACTTCAGAATCTCCCCCAACACCATTAAACTACTTGAAG CAAGAGGCATATCTTACCTCTTTGACATCCAAACACAAACCTTCAATTCTGTGTACGAGGGAAAGGATGTGATTGGCCAGGCAAGAACAGGCACTGGGAAAACTTTAGCTTTTGCCATTCCGCTGATCGAGAAACTCCAAAATGACCCAGATGACAAGAAGAGGGGCAGAGCCCCAAAG ATTTTGTGCCTTGCTCCAACCAGAGAATTGGCTATTCAAGTATCCAAGGATTTCAAGGACATGACAAAGAaactgtctgttacatgtttcTATGGTGGGAGCTCCTACAACCCCCAAC TTGATGCGATCCGCAGTGGCATCGATATCCTAGTGGGAACTCCAGGTCGTATCAAGGACCATCTACAGAATAACAAACTGGACCTGTCTCAATTGAAGCACGTTGTATTAGATGAAGTGGACCAAATGCTTGATATGGGCTTTGCAGACCAGGTGGAGGAGATACTGTCGGCATCTTACCAAAAAG ACTCTGAGACCAACCCCCAGACCCTGCTCTTCTCTGCCACATGCCCATCATGGGTGTATGATGTGGCAAAGAGGTACATGAGGCCAAACTATGAGCATGTGGACCTCATTGGCAAAAAGACCCAGAAAACTGCCACCACAGTAGag CACCTTGCTATAGCGTGTCACTGGTCCCAGAGGGCTGCAGTCATTGGGGATGTGGTGCAGGTTTACAGCGGGAGCCACGGCCGCACCATCGTTTTCTGTGAGACCAAGAAGGATGCCAACGAGCTGTCAATGAACGCCTCCATAAAGCAG AGTTCCCAGTCACTTCATGGGGACATTCCTCAGAAGCAGAGGGAGATCACACTGAAGGGCTTCAGAAGTGGCACCTTCGAGGTCTTAGTGGCCACCAACGTTGCTGCCCGCGGGTTGGACATCCCAGAGGTAGACCTGGTCGTGCAGTGCTCACCCCCAAAG GATGTGGAGTCCTACATTCACCGGTCAGGTCGAACTGGTCGGGCTGGCAGGACTGGCGTCTGCATCTGTTTCTACCAACGCAAAGAAGAAGACCAGCTCCGATATGTAGAGGAGAAAGCATGCATTACATTTAAGCGGGTTGGAGTGCCCACTgccaatgacatcatcaaatcGTCCAGTAAAGACGCAGTGAGGTTTTTAGACTCTGTGCCTCCCCAAGCCATTGAGTATTTCCGCGTGTCTGCTACCAAGCTGATTGAGGAGCGTGGGGCCGTGGAGGCCCTGTCTGCCGCCCTGGCACACATATCAGGAGCCACTGCCTTGGAGCAGAGGTCCCTCCTCAACTCTGACACT GGCTACACCACAATGACAATGAACAGCTCCCAGGAGCTGCAAAACATTGGCTGTGCCTGGCGTGGTCTGAAGGAGCAGCTGGGAGAGGAGATTGACAACATGATCCGGGGGATGACCTTCCTCAAGGGCAAAATG GGAGTCTGTTTTGATGTTCCGGCTGACAAGGTAAAGGAGTACCAG GATGCCTGGCAGGACGGTAGACGTTGGCAGCTGTCAATCGCCACAGAGCTTCCTGAGCTGGAGGAGAAACCGCGCATGGGTGGTGACCGTGGATATGGACGTTCCTTCGGAGGACAGGGAGGTGACCGTGGATATGGACGTTCCTTCGGAGGACAGGGAGGTGGCCGTGGCTTCAGAAACGGCGGAGGCGGCGGCGGCAACTGGAGAGGTGGAGGCAGTCATAAACGCAGCTTCAGCAGTGCGTTTGATTATTAA
- the LOC139580428 gene encoding nucleolar RNA helicase 2-like isoform X1 translates to MLVKALAQHHTVVSFLSVRVPVGLACVHSKGKQPGKMPSKILFENEDIGMEGEMDISAGSTTPKKIKEKKTKEGKKIKKQKTVVEEEPDCEPPAPKKKKKKKKEKEDATNGGAEVDVNGNTQDDVNGNAQESPLKDNTSHSNEESADNDKATEKKKKKKKEKKTDEKVIVNGVFPETPKLIAQTNGHTAVTTPAQSSEDSESGVETETQEQKEGAFSNFRISPNTIKLLEARGISYLFDIQTQTFNSVYEGKDVIGQARTGTGKTLAFAIPLIEKLQNDPDDKKRGRAPKILCLAPTRELAIQVSKDFKDMTKKLSVTCFYGGSSYNPQLDAIRSGIDILVGTPGRIKDHLQNNKLDLSQLKHVVLDEVDQMLDMGFADQVEEILSASYQKDSETNPQTLLFSATCPSWVYDVAKRYMRPNYEHVDLIGKKTQKTATTVEHLAIACHWSQRAAVIGDVVQVYSGSHGRTIVFCETKKDANELSMNASIKQSSQSLHGDIPQKQREITLKGFRSGTFEVLVATNVAARGLDIPEVDLVVQCSPPKDVESYIHRSGRTGRAGRTGVCICFYQRKEEDQLRYVEEKACITFKRVGVPTANDIIKSSSKDAVRFLDSVPPQAIEYFRVSATKLIEERGAVEALSAALAHISGATALEQRSLLNSDTGYTTMTMNSSQELQNIGCAWRGLKEQLGEEIDNMIRGMTFLKGKMGVCFDVPADKVKEYQDAWQDGRRWQLSIATELPELEEKPRMGGDRGYGRSFGGQGGDRGYGRSFGGQGGGRGFRNGGGGGGNWRGGGSHKRSFSSAFDY, encoded by the exons ATGCTTGTAAAAGCTCTAGCGCAACACCACACAGTCGTGTCGTTCCTTTCTGTACGCGTGCCGGTAGGGTTAGCCTGTGTCCACTCTAAGGGAAAACAACCGGGGAAGATGCCATCAAAGATTCTTTTTGAAAACGAAGACATCGGAATGGAAGGTGAAATGGACATTAGTGCGGGCAGTACGACACCCAAA AAAATAAAGGAGAAGAAGACCAAGGAGGGAAAGAAAATCAAGAAACAGAAAACGGTTGTTGAAGAGGAACCTGACTGTGAACCTCCTGctcccaagaagaagaagaagaagaagaaggaaaagGAGGACGCAACTAACGGGGGCGCAGAAGTTGATGTTAACGGCAACACACAAGATGATGTTAACGGCAACGCACAAGAATCACCTTTGAAGGACAACACATCTCATTCCAATGAGGAGTCTGCAGACAATGACAAAGCAACCGAG aagaagaagaagaagaaaaaggaaaaaaagaCAGATGAAAAAGTCATCGTCAACGGAGTGTTTCCTGAGACTCCCAAGCTGATTGCACAAACTAATGGGCATACCGCGGTGACAACTCCAGCACAATCAAGCGAGGACTCCGAAAGTGGAGTAGAAACC GAGACACAAGAACAGAAAGAGGGAGCCTTCTCTAACTTCAGAATCTCCCCCAACACCATTAAACTACTTGAAG CAAGAGGCATATCTTACCTCTTTGACATCCAAACACAAACCTTCAATTCTGTGTACGAGGGAAAGGATGTGATTGGCCAGGCAAGAACAGGCACTGGGAAAACTTTAGCTTTTGCCATTCCGCTGATCGAGAAACTCCAAAATGACCCAGATGACAAGAAGAGGGGCAGAGCCCCAAAG ATTTTGTGCCTTGCTCCAACCAGAGAATTGGCTATTCAAGTATCCAAGGATTTCAAGGACATGACAAAGAaactgtctgttacatgtttcTATGGTGGGAGCTCCTACAACCCCCAAC TTGATGCGATCCGCAGTGGCATCGATATCCTAGTGGGAACTCCAGGTCGTATCAAGGACCATCTACAGAATAACAAACTGGACCTGTCTCAATTGAAGCACGTTGTATTAGATGAAGTGGACCAAATGCTTGATATGGGCTTTGCAGACCAGGTGGAGGAGATACTGTCGGCATCTTACCAAAAAG ACTCTGAGACCAACCCCCAGACCCTGCTCTTCTCTGCCACATGCCCATCATGGGTGTATGATGTGGCAAAGAGGTACATGAGGCCAAACTATGAGCATGTGGACCTCATTGGCAAAAAGACCCAGAAAACTGCCACCACAGTAGag CACCTTGCTATAGCGTGTCACTGGTCCCAGAGGGCTGCAGTCATTGGGGATGTGGTGCAGGTTTACAGCGGGAGCCACGGCCGCACCATCGTTTTCTGTGAGACCAAGAAGGATGCCAACGAGCTGTCAATGAACGCCTCCATAAAGCAG AGTTCCCAGTCACTTCATGGGGACATTCCTCAGAAGCAGAGGGAGATCACACTGAAGGGCTTCAGAAGTGGCACCTTCGAGGTCTTAGTGGCCACCAACGTTGCTGCCCGCGGGTTGGACATCCCAGAGGTAGACCTGGTCGTGCAGTGCTCACCCCCAAAG GATGTGGAGTCCTACATTCACCGGTCAGGTCGAACTGGTCGGGCTGGCAGGACTGGCGTCTGCATCTGTTTCTACCAACGCAAAGAAGAAGACCAGCTCCGATATGTAGAGGAGAAAGCATGCATTACATTTAAGCGGGTTGGAGTGCCCACTgccaatgacatcatcaaatcGTCCAGTAAAGACGCAGTGAGGTTTTTAGACTCTGTGCCTCCCCAAGCCATTGAGTATTTCCGCGTGTCTGCTACCAAGCTGATTGAGGAGCGTGGGGCCGTGGAGGCCCTGTCTGCCGCCCTGGCACACATATCAGGAGCCACTGCCTTGGAGCAGAGGTCCCTCCTCAACTCTGACACT GGCTACACCACAATGACAATGAACAGCTCCCAGGAGCTGCAAAACATTGGCTGTGCCTGGCGTGGTCTGAAGGAGCAGCTGGGAGAGGAGATTGACAACATGATCCGGGGGATGACCTTCCTCAAGGGCAAAATG GGAGTCTGTTTTGATGTTCCGGCTGACAAGGTAAAGGAGTACCAG GATGCCTGGCAGGACGGTAGACGTTGGCAGCTGTCAATCGCCACAGAGCTTCCTGAGCTGGAGGAGAAACCGCGCATGGGTGGTGACCGTGGATATGGACGTTCCTTCGGAGGACAGGGAGGTGACCGTGGATATGGACGTTCCTTCGGAGGACAGGGAGGTGGCCGTGGCTTCAGAAACGGCGGAGGCGGCGGCGGCAACTGGAGAGGTGGAGGCAGTCATAAACGCAGCTTCAGCAGTGCGTTTGATTATTAA